CTGCCGCCGCTCCGTACATGAGTCGTTTCTTCTTGCGGTCCCTGCGGTGCCCCTGGGTCACGCCCACCCCTGTGATTCGACTGTCAACTAGTGAAACGGGCCAGAGGGTAACACCACCCGAAGGCATGAAGATCGGTGACGGACATTTCGGGCGCGCGTCTCAGCCACTGGGCAGGGGGACGAGATCGGGCGAAGGACCCCGTAATGTTGTGCGCGTGACCGTGAACGCTGATACCCACGCCGTCGCCAAGGCGACCTGGCGAGACCTGCCCGCGGCGCAGCAGCCCGAGTACCCCGATGCCGAGGCTCTGCGCGATGTGATCGCGGACCTCGAGTCGTATCCTCCGCTCGTCTTCGCCGGCGAGTGCGACCAGCTGCGCGCCCGGATGGGAGCCGTCGCCCGTGGCGAGGCGTTCCTGCTCCAGGGCGGCGACTGCGCCGAGGCCTTCGACGCCGTGTCCGCCGACCACATCAGGGCCAAGCTCAAGACGCTGCTCCAGATGAGCGCCGTCCTCACCTACGCGGCCTCCGTGCCCGTGGTGAAGGTCGGCCGTATCGCCGGCCAGTACTCGAAGCCCCGCTCCAAGGGCACCGAGACCCGTGACGGCGTGACCCTGCCGACGTACCGGGGCGACTCGGTCAACGGCTTCGACTTCAACGAGAAGTCCCGCGTCCCGGACCCCGAGCGCCTGAAGCGGATGTACAACGCCTCCGCCTCCACGCTCAACCTGGTGCGCGCCTTCACCACCGGTGGCTACGCCGACCTGCGCCAGGTGCACGCCTGGAACCAGGACTTCGTGAAGTCGTCCCCCTCGGGCCAGCGCTACGAGCAGCTGGCGCGGGAGATCGACAACGCGCTGAACTTCATGAAGGCCTGTGGCACCGACCCGGCCGAGTTCAAGGCCGTCGAGTTCTACGCCTCCCACGAGGCGCTGCTGCTCGACTACGAGGGCGCCCTGACCCGTACGGACTCGCGCACCGGCAAGCTGTACGACACCTCCGGCCACATGGTCTGGATCGGTGAGCGCACCCGCCAGCTCGATCACGCCCACATCGAGTTCGCCTCGCGGATCGCGAACCCGATCGGCATCAAGCTGGGCCCGACCACCTCGGTGGACGAGGCGCTGACGTACATCGACCGGCTCGACCCGGAGCGCGAGGCGGGCCGACTGACCTTCATCGTCCGCATGGGCGCCGACAAGGTCCGCGACAAGCTCCCCGAGCTCGTCGAGAAGGTCACCGCCTCGGGCGCGGTCGTCGCCTGGGTCACCGACCCGATGCACGGCAACACCTTCGAGGCCGCCTCCGGCCACAAGACGCGCCGTTTCGACGACGTGCTCGACGAGGTCAAGGGCTTCTTCGAGGTCCACAAGGCCCTCGGCACCCACCCCGGCGGCATCCACGTCGAGCTCACCGGTGACGACGTCACCGAGTGCGTGGGCGGCGGCGACGAGATCTTCGTCGACGACCTGCACCAGCGCTACGAGACGGCCTGCGACCCGCGCCTCAACCGCAGCCAGTCGCTCGACCTGGCGTTCCTCGTCGCGGAGATGTACCGCGACCAGTGACGTGATCAGTCGGTAGGTACCTACGACGATGGGGCGCGGATCCATGTGATCCGCGCCCCATCGTCGTATCCAGGGCTTTTGAGGCTCCGGCCCGCCGGGTAAGGTTAGGTAAACCTAATCGATCTCGGCGGGAGGTGAACCGCGTGTACGTCTGCTCATGCTTCGGTGTCACGGAGAAGCAGGTCAAGCAGCACGCGGACGCGGGCGCCTGCACGCCGCGCCAGATCGCCTCGGCCTGCAAGGCCGGAACGGACTGCGGCTCCTGTGTCCGCCGTATCCAGGCCATCCTGGGGCGTGGCAACTGCCCCCGCCGTGACCTCGTCGACCAGGGCATGCCGGCCCTGACGGCCGAGACCGTCACGGAGCTCGGCGAAGCCGCCTAGCCGCCTAGCCGCCTAGAGCAAGCCCTAGCTCGGCTGCTCGATCAGGGTCGAGATGTAGAGCGCCTCGCCCAGGGACTCGATCAGCTCCAGCTGCGTGTCCAGGTAGTCGATGTGGTGCTCCTCGTCGGCGAGGATCTCCTCGAAGAGGTTGGCGGACGTGATGTCCCCCTTGGCGCGCATGACCTCGATCCCGCGCTTGAGACGGTCGATCGCCTCCACCTCGACCTGGCGGTCCGCCTGGAACATCTCGGTGATCGTCTGGCCGACCCGGACATGGAAGAGCCGCTGGTAGTTCGGCAGACCGTCGAGCATCAGGATGCGCTCGGTGATCTTGTCCGCGTGCTTCATCTCATCGATGGACTCTTCACGGGTGTATTTGGCGAGCTTCGTCCACCCCTTGTTGTCCTGGATGCGATAGTGCAGCCAGTACTGGTTGATGGCCGTC
The sequence above is a segment of the Streptomyces sp. NBC_01255 genome. Coding sequences within it:
- a CDS encoding class II 3-deoxy-7-phosphoheptulonate synthase, giving the protein MNADTHAVAKATWRDLPAAQQPEYPDAEALRDVIADLESYPPLVFAGECDQLRARMGAVARGEAFLLQGGDCAEAFDAVSADHIRAKLKTLLQMSAVLTYAASVPVVKVGRIAGQYSKPRSKGTETRDGVTLPTYRGDSVNGFDFNEKSRVPDPERLKRMYNASASTLNLVRAFTTGGYADLRQVHAWNQDFVKSSPSGQRYEQLAREIDNALNFMKACGTDPAEFKAVEFYASHEALLLDYEGALTRTDSRTGKLYDTSGHMVWIGERTRQLDHAHIEFASRIANPIGIKLGPTTSVDEALTYIDRLDPEREAGRLTFIVRMGADKVRDKLPELVEKVTASGAVVAWVTDPMHGNTFEAASGHKTRRFDDVLDEVKGFFEVHKALGTHPGGIHVELTGDDVTECVGGGDEIFVDDLHQRYETACDPRLNRSQSLDLAFLVAEMYRDQ
- a CDS encoding (2Fe-2S)-binding protein, which translates into the protein MNRVYVCSCFGVTEKQVKQHADAGACTPRQIASACKAGTDCGSCVRRIQAILGRGNCPRRDLVDQGMPALTAETVTELGEAA
- the bfr gene encoding bacterioferritin gives rise to the protein MQGDPEVLEFLNEQLTGELTAINQYWLHYRIQDNKGWTKLAKYTREESIDEMKHADKITERILMLDGLPNYQRLFHVRVGQTITEMFQADRQVEVEAIDRLKRGIEVMRAKGDITSANLFEEILADEEHHIDYLDTQLELIESLGEALYISTLIEQPS